One segment of Macaca fascicularis isolate 582-1 chromosome 2, T2T-MFA8v1.1 DNA contains the following:
- the ACTL6A gene encoding actin-like protein 6A isoform X1 — translation MHARFSREPRGWAGSSVQPAAGPGLRYRPRVASPRVPPGLGCVGAHVLAPKLGRSRRFASVDGGFPERLTDEVGALVFDIGSYTVRAGYAGEDCPKVDFPTAIGMVVERDDGSTLMEIDGDKGKQGGPTYYIDTNALRVPRENMEAISPLKNGMVEDWDSFQAILDHTYKMHVKSEASLHPVLMSEAPWNTRAKREKLTELMFEHYNIPAFFLCKTAVLTAFANGRSTGLILDSGATHTTAIPVHDGYVLQQGIVKSPLAGDFITMQCRELFQEMNIELVPPYMIASKEAVREGSPANWKRKEKLPQVTRSWHNYMCNCVIQDFQASVLQVSDSTYDEQVAAQMPTVHYEFPNGYNCDFGAERLKIPEGLFDPSNVKGLSGNTMLGVSHVVTTSVGMCDIDIRPGLYGSVIVAGGNTLIQSFTDRLNRELSQKTPPSMRLKLIANNTTVERRFSSWIGGSILASLGTFQQMWISKQEYEEGGKQCVERKCP, via the exons ATGCACGCTCGTTTCTCTAGAGAGCCTCGGGGCTGGGCGGGAAGCTCAGTCCAGCCGGCCGCCGGGCCCGGCTTGCGTTACCGCCCCAGGGTCGCATCTCCACGAGTGCCTCCTGGACTCGGCTGTGTCGGGGCGCATGTGCTCGCGCCTAAACTTGGAAGGTCCCGGCGGTTTGCAAGCGTGGACGGAGGGTTCCCAGAGCGTCTCACAG ATGAAGTTGGAGCCCTTGTTTTTGACATTGGATCCTATACTGTGAGAGCTGGTTATGCTGGTGAGGACTGCCCCAAG GTGGATTTTCCTACAGCTATTGGTATGGTGGTAGAAAGAGATGACGGAAGCACATTAATGGAAATAGATGGCGATAAAGGCAAACAAGGCGGTCCCACCTACTACATAGATACTAATGCTCTGCGTGTTCCAAGGGAGAATATGGAGGCCATTTCACCTCTAAAAAATGGGATGG TTGAAGACTGGGATAGTTTCCAGGCTATTTTGGATCATACCTACAAAATGCATGTCAAATCAGAAGCCAGcctccatcctgttctcatgTCAGAGGCACCG TGGAATACTagagcaaagagagagaaactgacaGAGTTAATGTTTGAACACTACAACATCCCTGCATTCTTCCTTTGCAAAACTGCAGTTTTGACGGC ATTTGCTAATGGTCGTTCTACTGGGCTGATTTTGGACAGTGGAGCCACTCATACCACTGCAATTCCAGTCCACGATGGCTATGTCCTTCAACAAG GCATTGTGAAATCCCCTCTTGCTGGAGACTTTATTACTATGCAATGCAGAGAACTCTTCCAAGAAATGAATATTGAATTGGTTCCTCCATATATGATTGCATCAAAA GAAGCTGTTCGTGAAGGATCTCCagcaaactggaaaagaaaagagaagttgcCTCAGGTTACAAGGTCTTGGCACAATTATATGTGTAAT TGTGTTATCCAGGATTTTCAAGCTTCGGTACTTCAAGTGTCGGATTCAACTTATGATGAAca AGTGGCTGCACAGATGCCAACTGTTCATTATGAGTTCCCCAATGGCTACAATTGTGATTTTGGTGCAGAGCGGCTAAAAATTCCAGAAGGATTATTTGACCCTTCCAATGTAAAG gGGTTATCAGGAAACACAATGTTAGGAGTCAGTCATGTTGTCACCACAAGTGTTGGGATGTGTGATATTGATATCAGACCA GGTCTCTATGGCAGTGTAATAGTGGCAGGAGGAAACACACTAATACAGAGTTTTACTGACAGGTTGAATAGAGAGCTGTCTCAGAAAACTCCTCCA AGTATGCGGCTGAAATTGATTGCAAATAATACAACAGTGGAACGGAGGTTTAGCTCATGGATTGGCGGCTCCATTCTAGCCTCTTTG ggTACTTTTCAACAGATGTGGATTTCCAAGCAAGAATATGAAGAAGGAGGGAAGCAGTGTGTAGAAAGAAAATGCCCTTGA
- the MRPL47 gene encoding large ribosomal subunit protein uL29m isoform X3 has translation MGFFLGLLPKSTPNVTSFHQYRLLHTTLSRKGLEEFFDDPKNWGQEKVKSGAAWTCQQLRNKSNEDLHKLWYVLLKERNMLLTLEQEAKRQRLPMPSPERLDKVVDSMDALDKVVQEREDALRLLQTGQERARPGAWRRDIFGRIIWHKFKQWVIPWHLNKRYNRKRFFAMPYVDHFLRLEREKRARIKARKENLERKKAKILLKKFPHLAEAQKSSLV, from the exons GTTTTTTCTTGGTTTGTTGCCTAAGAGTACACCAAATGTGACATCCTTTCACCAATATAGATTACTTCATACCACATTGTCAAGAAAAGGACTAGAAGAATTTTTTGATGACCCAAAAAACTGGGggcaagaaaaagtaaaatctg gaGCAGCATGGACCTGTCAGCAACTAAGGAACAAAAGTAATGAAGATTTACACAAACTTTG GTATGTCttactgaaagaaagaaacatgcttTTAACCCTAGAGCAGGAGGCCAAGCGGCAGAGATTGCCAATGCCAAGTCCAGAGCGGTTAGATAAG GTAGTAGATTCCATGGATGCATTAGATAAAGTTGTCCAGGAAAGAGAAGATGCCCTAAGGCTTCTTCAGACTGGCCAAGAAAGAGCCAGACCTGGTGCTTGGAGAAGAGACATCTTTGGAAGAATCATCTG GCACAAGTTCAAGCAGTGGGTTATACCTTGGCACCTAAATAAAAGATACAATAGGAAACGATTCTTTGCCATGCCTTATGTGGACCATTTTCTCAG ACTGGAACGTGAGAAACGAGCCCGCATCAAAGCACGGAAGGAAaatttagagagaaagaaagcaaaaattcttCTAAAAAAGTTTCCACATCTTGCTGAAGCGCAGAAGTCAAGTCTTGTCTAA
- the MRPL47 gene encoding large ribosomal subunit protein uL29m isoform X4, whose protein sequence is MLLTLEQEAKRQRLPMPSPERLDKVVDSMDALDKVVQEREDALRLLQTGQERARPGAWRRDIFGRIIWHKFKQWVIPWHLNKRYNRKRFFAMPYVDHFLRLEREKRARIKARKENLERKKAKILLKKFPHLAEAQKSSLV, encoded by the exons atgcttTTAACCCTAGAGCAGGAGGCCAAGCGGCAGAGATTGCCAATGCCAAGTCCAGAGCGGTTAGATAAG GTAGTAGATTCCATGGATGCATTAGATAAAGTTGTCCAGGAAAGAGAAGATGCCCTAAGGCTTCTTCAGACTGGCCAAGAAAGAGCCAGACCTGGTGCTTGGAGAAGAGACATCTTTGGAAGAATCATCTG GCACAAGTTCAAGCAGTGGGTTATACCTTGGCACCTAAATAAAAGATACAATAGGAAACGATTCTTTGCCATGCCTTATGTGGACCATTTTCTCAG ACTGGAACGTGAGAAACGAGCCCGCATCAAAGCACGGAAGGAAaatttagagagaaagaaagcaaaaattcttCTAAAAAAGTTTCCACATCTTGCTGAAGCGCAGAAGTCAAGTCTTGTCTAA
- the MRPL47 gene encoding large ribosomal subunit protein uL29m isoform X2: MERPPGWQSRSPLWFFLGLLPKSTPNVTSFHQYRLLHTTLSRKGLEEFFDDPKNWGQEKVKSGAAWTCQQLRNKSNEDLHKLWYVLLKERNMLLTLEQEAKRQRLPMPSPERLDKVVDSMDALDKVVQEREDALRLLQTGQERARPGAWRRDIFGRIIWHKFKQWVIPWHLNKRYNRKRFFAMPYVDHFLRLEREKRARIKARKENLERKKAKILLKKFPHLAEAQKSSLV; the protein is encoded by the exons GTTTTTTCTTGGTTTGTTGCCTAAGAGTACACCAAATGTGACATCCTTTCACCAATATAGATTACTTCATACCACATTGTCAAGAAAAGGACTAGAAGAATTTTTTGATGACCCAAAAAACTGGGggcaagaaaaagtaaaatctg gaGCAGCATGGACCTGTCAGCAACTAAGGAACAAAAGTAATGAAGATTTACACAAACTTTG GTATGTCttactgaaagaaagaaacatgcttTTAACCCTAGAGCAGGAGGCCAAGCGGCAGAGATTGCCAATGCCAAGTCCAGAGCGGTTAGATAAG GTAGTAGATTCCATGGATGCATTAGATAAAGTTGTCCAGGAAAGAGAAGATGCCCTAAGGCTTCTTCAGACTGGCCAAGAAAGAGCCAGACCTGGTGCTTGGAGAAGAGACATCTTTGGAAGAATCATCTG GCACAAGTTCAAGCAGTGGGTTATACCTTGGCACCTAAATAAAAGATACAATAGGAAACGATTCTTTGCCATGCCTTATGTGGACCATTTTCTCAG ACTGGAACGTGAGAAACGAGCCCGCATCAAAGCACGGAAGGAAaatttagagagaaagaaagcaaaaattcttCTAAAAAAGTTTCCACATCTTGCTGAAGCGCAGAAGTCAAGTCTTGTCTAA
- the ACTL6A gene encoding actin-like protein 6A isoform X3: protein MVVERDDGSTLMEIDGDKGKQGGPTYYIDTNALRVPRENMEAISPLKNGMVEDWDSFQAILDHTYKMHVKSEASLHPVLMSEAPWNTRAKREKLTELMFEHYNIPAFFLCKTAVLTAFANGRSTGLILDSGATHTTAIPVHDGYVLQQGIVKSPLAGDFITMQCRELFQEMNIELVPPYMIASKEAVREGSPANWKRKEKLPQVTRSWHNYMCNCVIQDFQASVLQVSDSTYDEQVAAQMPTVHYEFPNGYNCDFGAERLKIPEGLFDPSNVKGLSGNTMLGVSHVVTTSVGMCDIDIRPGLYGSVIVAGGNTLIQSFTDRLNRELSQKTPPSMRLKLIANNTTVERRFSSWIGGSILASLGTFQQMWISKQEYEEGGKQCVERKCP from the exons ATGGTGGTAGAAAGAGATGACGGAAGCACATTAATGGAAATAGATGGCGATAAAGGCAAACAAGGCGGTCCCACCTACTACATAGATACTAATGCTCTGCGTGTTCCAAGGGAGAATATGGAGGCCATTTCACCTCTAAAAAATGGGATGG TTGAAGACTGGGATAGTTTCCAGGCTATTTTGGATCATACCTACAAAATGCATGTCAAATCAGAAGCCAGcctccatcctgttctcatgTCAGAGGCACCG TGGAATACTagagcaaagagagagaaactgacaGAGTTAATGTTTGAACACTACAACATCCCTGCATTCTTCCTTTGCAAAACTGCAGTTTTGACGGC ATTTGCTAATGGTCGTTCTACTGGGCTGATTTTGGACAGTGGAGCCACTCATACCACTGCAATTCCAGTCCACGATGGCTATGTCCTTCAACAAG GCATTGTGAAATCCCCTCTTGCTGGAGACTTTATTACTATGCAATGCAGAGAACTCTTCCAAGAAATGAATATTGAATTGGTTCCTCCATATATGATTGCATCAAAA GAAGCTGTTCGTGAAGGATCTCCagcaaactggaaaagaaaagagaagttgcCTCAGGTTACAAGGTCTTGGCACAATTATATGTGTAAT TGTGTTATCCAGGATTTTCAAGCTTCGGTACTTCAAGTGTCGGATTCAACTTATGATGAAca AGTGGCTGCACAGATGCCAACTGTTCATTATGAGTTCCCCAATGGCTACAATTGTGATTTTGGTGCAGAGCGGCTAAAAATTCCAGAAGGATTATTTGACCCTTCCAATGTAAAG gGGTTATCAGGAAACACAATGTTAGGAGTCAGTCATGTTGTCACCACAAGTGTTGGGATGTGTGATATTGATATCAGACCA GGTCTCTATGGCAGTGTAATAGTGGCAGGAGGAAACACACTAATACAGAGTTTTACTGACAGGTTGAATAGAGAGCTGTCTCAGAAAACTCCTCCA AGTATGCGGCTGAAATTGATTGCAAATAATACAACAGTGGAACGGAGGTTTAGCTCATGGATTGGCGGCTCCATTCTAGCCTCTTTG ggTACTTTTCAACAGATGTGGATTTCCAAGCAAGAATATGAAGAAGGAGGGAAGCAGTGTGTAGAAAGAAAATGCCCTTGA
- the ACTL6A gene encoding actin-like protein 6A isoform X2 — protein MSGGVYGGDEVGALVFDIGSYTVRAGYAGEDCPKVDFPTAIGMVVERDDGSTLMEIDGDKGKQGGPTYYIDTNALRVPRENMEAISPLKNGMVEDWDSFQAILDHTYKMHVKSEASLHPVLMSEAPWNTRAKREKLTELMFEHYNIPAFFLCKTAVLTAFANGRSTGLILDSGATHTTAIPVHDGYVLQQGIVKSPLAGDFITMQCRELFQEMNIELVPPYMIASKEAVREGSPANWKRKEKLPQVTRSWHNYMCNCVIQDFQASVLQVSDSTYDEQVAAQMPTVHYEFPNGYNCDFGAERLKIPEGLFDPSNVKGLSGNTMLGVSHVVTTSVGMCDIDIRPGLYGSVIVAGGNTLIQSFTDRLNRELSQKTPPSMRLKLIANNTTVERRFSSWIGGSILASLGTFQQMWISKQEYEEGGKQCVERKCP, from the exons ATGAGCGGCGGCGTGTACGGGGGAG ATGAAGTTGGAGCCCTTGTTTTTGACATTGGATCCTATACTGTGAGAGCTGGTTATGCTGGTGAGGACTGCCCCAAG GTGGATTTTCCTACAGCTATTGGTATGGTGGTAGAAAGAGATGACGGAAGCACATTAATGGAAATAGATGGCGATAAAGGCAAACAAGGCGGTCCCACCTACTACATAGATACTAATGCTCTGCGTGTTCCAAGGGAGAATATGGAGGCCATTTCACCTCTAAAAAATGGGATGG TTGAAGACTGGGATAGTTTCCAGGCTATTTTGGATCATACCTACAAAATGCATGTCAAATCAGAAGCCAGcctccatcctgttctcatgTCAGAGGCACCG TGGAATACTagagcaaagagagagaaactgacaGAGTTAATGTTTGAACACTACAACATCCCTGCATTCTTCCTTTGCAAAACTGCAGTTTTGACGGC ATTTGCTAATGGTCGTTCTACTGGGCTGATTTTGGACAGTGGAGCCACTCATACCACTGCAATTCCAGTCCACGATGGCTATGTCCTTCAACAAG GCATTGTGAAATCCCCTCTTGCTGGAGACTTTATTACTATGCAATGCAGAGAACTCTTCCAAGAAATGAATATTGAATTGGTTCCTCCATATATGATTGCATCAAAA GAAGCTGTTCGTGAAGGATCTCCagcaaactggaaaagaaaagagaagttgcCTCAGGTTACAAGGTCTTGGCACAATTATATGTGTAAT TGTGTTATCCAGGATTTTCAAGCTTCGGTACTTCAAGTGTCGGATTCAACTTATGATGAAca AGTGGCTGCACAGATGCCAACTGTTCATTATGAGTTCCCCAATGGCTACAATTGTGATTTTGGTGCAGAGCGGCTAAAAATTCCAGAAGGATTATTTGACCCTTCCAATGTAAAG gGGTTATCAGGAAACACAATGTTAGGAGTCAGTCATGTTGTCACCACAAGTGTTGGGATGTGTGATATTGATATCAGACCA GGTCTCTATGGCAGTGTAATAGTGGCAGGAGGAAACACACTAATACAGAGTTTTACTGACAGGTTGAATAGAGAGCTGTCTCAGAAAACTCCTCCA AGTATGCGGCTGAAATTGATTGCAAATAATACAACAGTGGAACGGAGGTTTAGCTCATGGATTGGCGGCTCCATTCTAGCCTCTTTG ggTACTTTTCAACAGATGTGGATTTCCAAGCAAGAATATGAAGAAGGAGGGAAGCAGTGTGTAGAAAGAAAATGCCCTTGA